One genomic region from Nostoc sphaeroides encodes:
- a CDS encoding class I SAM-dependent methyltransferase: MSESLTKLTYQTFQQSKSYFGLAHKILSSRLMNLVYPTLEQKTKPIPNELLLKIQQRLNQLLETDWQDAQKGVYPESLLFDNPWDEFFRYYPLLWLDSPQVWERVQQQNYQDFSPEIDTDGYPSYYVQNFHHQSNGYLSDLSANLYDLQVEILFGGAADPMRRRILAPLKRGLKAIDSVAPRQTRILDVACGTGRTLKLIRAALPQASLFGTDLSPAYLRKANELLSQIPGELPQLLQANAEELPYLDNYFHAVTSVFLFHELPAIARQSIIEQCFRVTKPGGVFIICDSIQLSDSPELEHIMDSFPETFHEPYYRHYTTDNLLERLQRVGFENIETQVHFMSKYFIAHKPA; encoded by the coding sequence ATGTCTGAGAGTTTAACCAAGCTGACTTATCAAACCTTTCAGCAGAGCAAAAGTTACTTTGGTCTGGCTCACAAAATATTAAGTTCACGGTTGATGAACCTGGTGTATCCGACACTTGAACAAAAGACCAAACCCATCCCGAATGAGCTTTTACTCAAAATTCAACAGAGATTGAATCAGTTGCTGGAAACAGACTGGCAAGATGCTCAAAAAGGTGTATACCCGGAAAGTTTACTGTTTGACAACCCTTGGGATGAATTTTTTCGCTACTATCCGTTGCTATGGCTAGATTCCCCTCAAGTGTGGGAGCGGGTTCAACAACAGAATTACCAAGATTTTTCGCCCGAAATTGACACAGATGGTTATCCTAGCTACTACGTGCAGAACTTCCATCACCAAAGCAATGGCTATTTGAGTGACTTGTCAGCTAATTTATATGACTTACAAGTAGAAATTCTTTTTGGTGGGGCTGCTGATCCAATGCGGCGGCGGATTCTCGCTCCCCTCAAGCGAGGACTGAAAGCAATTGATTCAGTTGCACCACGGCAAACCCGTATTTTGGATGTAGCTTGTGGAACTGGGCGGACTTTGAAGTTGATTCGGGCAGCATTGCCGCAAGCATCCCTGTTTGGTACGGATTTGTCACCAGCTTATTTGCGTAAAGCAAATGAACTACTATCCCAAATTCCAGGAGAATTGCCGCAACTTTTACAAGCCAATGCCGAAGAGTTACCCTATCTAGATAACTATTTTCATGCTGTGACTTCTGTTTTTCTCTTCCATGAGTTACCAGCGATCGCCCGTCAAAGTATCATTGAGCAATGTTTCCGGGTGACAAAACCAGGAGGAGTCTTTATTATCTGTGACTCAATTCAGTTGAGTGATTCACCTGAGTTGGAACATATAATGGATTCTTTCCCTGAAACTTTCCATGAACCCTATTACAGGCATTACACCACTGATAACTTACTAGAACGTCTACAGAGAGTAGGCTTTGAGAATATTGAGACGCAAGTCCATTTTATGAGCAAGTATTTCATTGCTCATAAACCAGCTTGA
- the apcB gene encoding allophycocyanin subunit beta — translation MRDAVTSLIKNYDLAGRYFDRNAIDSLKSYFDSGTVRVQAAAAINSNAAALVKQAGLKLFEELPELIRPGGNAYTTRRYAACLRDMDYYLRYATYALVAGNTNVLDERVLQGLRETYNSLGVPIGPTVRGIQILKDLIKEQVAAAGVVNTAFVDEPFDHITRELSEQDI, via the coding sequence ATGCGCGATGCGGTAACAAGTTTAATTAAGAATTATGACTTAGCTGGTCGGTATTTTGACCGGAATGCGATCGATAGCCTGAAGTCTTACTTTGACAGTGGTACAGTCCGAGTCCAAGCGGCGGCGGCGATCAACTCTAATGCAGCTGCACTTGTCAAGCAAGCTGGTTTAAAGTTATTTGAAGAACTGCCAGAATTGATTCGCCCCGGTGGAAATGCTTATACAACTCGTCGTTATGCAGCTTGTCTGCGGGATATGGACTACTATTTGCGCTACGCCACCTATGCGCTGGTTGCGGGGAATACGAATGTATTGGATGAGCGTGTGCTACAAGGGCTACGGGAAACTTACAATTCTTTAGGAGTGCCTATTGGGCCTACGGTTCGCGGTATCCAAATTCTCAAGGATCTGATTAAGGAACAAGTAGCAGCAGCAGGTGTAGTTAATACTGCTTTTGTGGATGAACCATTTGATCACATCACACGCGAGTTGAGCGAACAGGATATTTAG
- the patX gene encoding heterocyst-inhibiting protein PatX has product MRAAISLLVSSLMFGPLASNCQAMVNHLSYGLPSTPASEQWLSAASEQASDDAPRHRGSGRREVSQKSGNTYVVV; this is encoded by the coding sequence ATGCGTGCTGCCATTTCTCTTTTAGTCTCAAGTCTGATGTTCGGCCCCTTAGCTTCTAACTGCCAAGCAATGGTCAATCACTTATCCTATGGGCTGCCTTCCACGCCTGCTTCGGAACAGTGGCTCTCGGCGGCATCTGAACAAGCTTCAGATGATGCGCCACGTCATCGCGGTAGTGGGCGTAGAGAAGTGTCACAAAAATCTGGAAATACCTATGTTGTGGTTTAA
- a CDS encoding element excision factor XisH family protein — MPARDIYHAAVIKALIADGWTITNDPLYLAYRGRELYVDIGAERVTIAAERDNQKIAVEIKNFLSPSPVSDLQEAVGKYEAYRSVLKELQPKRQLYLAVPKRVYEGIFSERFGQPNS; from the coding sequence ATGCCAGCCAGAGATATCTATCATGCCGCAGTCATTAAAGCACTTATAGCAGATGGTTGGACAATAACCAACGATCCATTATACCTCGCATACAGAGGTAGAGAACTTTACGTAGATATTGGAGCAGAAAGAGTTACCATTGCTGCTGAGAGAGATAATCAAAAAATAGCTGTTGAAATCAAAAATTTTCTCAGTCCTTCTCCTGTAAGTGATCTCCAGGAAGCTGTAGGAAAGTATGAAGCTTATCGCAGTGTGCTAAAAGAACTACAACCAAAACGCCAACTTTATTTAGCAGTTCCCAAGCGAGTCTATGAAGGTATATTTTCCGAACGCTTTGGTCAGCCTAATTCTTAA
- the glnA gene encoding type I glutamate--ammonia ligase, with protein sequence MTTPQELLKRIQDEKIQLIDLKFIDTVGTWQHLTLYQNQIDETAFTDGVPFDGSSIRGWKAINESDMTMVLDPNTAWIDPFMEVPTLSIICSIKEPRTGEWYNRCPRVIAQKAVDYLVSTGLGDTAFFGPEAEFFIFDSARFAQTANEGYYFLDSEEGAWNSGKAGTENKPNLGYKPRFKEGYFPVAPTDSFQDIRTEMLLVMAELGVPIEKHHHEVATGGQCELGFKFGKLIEAADWLMIYKYVIKNVAKKYGKTVTFMPKPIFGDNGSGMHCHQSIWRDGQPLFAGDKYAGLSDMALYYIGGLLKHAPALLAITNPSTNSYKRLVPGYEAPVNLAYSQGNRSASIRIPLSGTNPKAKRLEFRCPDATSNPYLAFAAMLCAGIDGIKNKIHPGEPLDKNIYELSPEELAKVPSTPGSLELALQALEKDHAFLTESGVFTEDFIENWIDYKLGNEVKQLQLRPHPYEFYLYYDA encoded by the coding sequence ATGACAACACCCCAAGAACTCTTGAAGAGAATTCAAGATGAAAAAATTCAACTGATTGATCTCAAATTCATCGACACAGTAGGGACTTGGCAGCACCTCACACTGTACCAAAACCAAATCGATGAGACTGCGTTCACTGATGGCGTACCTTTTGATGGTTCCAGCATCCGGGGTTGGAAAGCGATCAATGAATCTGACATGACGATGGTACTCGACCCCAACACTGCTTGGATCGACCCATTCATGGAAGTGCCAACACTAAGTATAATTTGTAGTATCAAAGAACCCCGCACGGGTGAATGGTACAATCGTTGCCCACGCGTTATTGCCCAAAAAGCAGTAGATTACCTGGTTTCTACTGGTCTTGGTGACACAGCTTTCTTTGGCCCTGAAGCTGAGTTCTTTATCTTTGACAGTGCTAGATTTGCCCAAACCGCCAACGAAGGCTACTACTTCTTAGATTCTGAAGAAGGTGCTTGGAATTCCGGTAAAGCCGGTACAGAGAACAAACCCAACTTGGGTTACAAACCACGCTTCAAAGAAGGTTACTTCCCAGTCGCACCAACGGATTCTTTTCAAGATATCCGTACAGAGATGCTGTTGGTAATGGCAGAATTAGGTGTACCCATTGAAAAGCATCACCATGAAGTAGCTACTGGTGGTCAGTGCGAACTAGGTTTCAAGTTTGGCAAGTTGATCGAAGCGGCTGACTGGTTGATGATTTACAAATATGTCATCAAGAACGTTGCCAAAAAATACGGTAAAACCGTTACCTTCATGCCAAAACCGATTTTTGGCGATAACGGTTCGGGAATGCACTGTCACCAGTCCATCTGGAGAGACGGCCAACCTCTGTTTGCAGGTGATAAGTATGCTGGTTTGAGCGACATGGCATTGTACTACATTGGTGGTCTTCTCAAACACGCACCAGCGCTGTTGGCAATTACCAACCCCAGCACAAACTCATACAAGCGCTTAGTACCTGGTTATGAAGCACCAGTGAACTTAGCTTACTCCCAAGGCAACCGTTCTGCTTCTATCCGTATTCCTTTATCTGGCACTAACCCCAAAGCCAAGCGTTTAGAATTCCGTTGTCCAGATGCTACTTCTAACCCCTACTTGGCATTTGCTGCAATGCTTTGTGCTGGTATCGATGGCATCAAGAACAAAATTCATCCTGGTGAACCCTTAGATAAGAATATCTATGAACTCTCTCCAGAAGAACTAGCAAAGGTTCCTTCAACTCCAGGTTCTTTAGAACTGGCGTTGCAAGCACTAGAAAAAGATCACGCCTTCTTGACAGAATCAGGCGTGTTCACGGAAGACTTTATCGAAAATTGGATTGACTACAAGCTAGGTAACGAAGTCAAGCAGTTGCAGCTGCGTCCTCATCCCTACGAGTTTTACCTCTATTACGATGCTTAA
- a CDS encoding XisI protein has translation MDKLARYREIIRQLIFDYASHKPANGQIETEPVIDSERNHYEVLHIGWDGVRRVHGSVVHVDIINDKVWIQYDGTSQPVAEALLEAGILREDIVLGFHPAELRQ, from the coding sequence ATGGATAAACTAGCTCGGTATCGTGAAATTATTCGTCAGTTGATATTTGATTATGCTAGTCACAAGCCTGCTAACGGTCAAATAGAGACAGAACCAGTTATTGACTCGGAGCGAAACCACTACGAAGTGTTACATATCGGTTGGGATGGAGTGCGCCGCGTACATGGTTCGGTGGTGCATGTAGATATCATTAATGATAAAGTGTGGATTCAATATGATGGTACTTCCCAGCCAGTAGCAGAGGCATTATTAGAAGCGGGTATCTTACGCGAAGATATTGTCTTGGGTTTCCATCCGGCTGAACTACGGCAATAG
- a CDS encoding calcium-binding protein — protein MDIIGTNEDDFLAGTIGSDRIDALDDDDTIVALAGDDVIFGNDDEDLIVAGAGNDTIDGGNGDDLVFGDAGNDSIDGDNGVDVINGGDGNDRIIGNNDNDRIFGDAGNDTINGNDGNDILNGSDGADVISGDAGNDRVFAGTGNDTVLGGGSFDQLNGDAGNDLVQGEAGNDTVFGGTGVGNDTLTGETGTDLLIGGAGNDSLSGGDGSDRLIGVEPFAPGFGSIVNEVDTLTGGANGDTFVLGAGNEIFYDNGSNSDYALITDFNISQDSIELPESTFSSGIISIVGTGIFFNNDLIAVVEGVSSSDISSGFDFV, from the coding sequence ATGGATATTATTGGTACAAATGAGGACGATTTTCTTGCTGGCACTATTGGCAGCGATCGCATTGATGCTTTGGATGATGACGATACTATTGTAGCCTTAGCCGGTGACGACGTAATCTTTGGTAACGATGACGAAGACCTGATCGTTGCGGGAGCAGGAAACGACACAATTGATGGTGGGAATGGCGACGATTTAGTATTTGGAGATGCTGGGAACGACTCCATTGATGGCGACAATGGGGTTGACGTGATCAATGGGGGGGACGGCAATGACCGCATCATTGGTAACAATGACAATGACCGCATCTTCGGTGATGCAGGGAATGACACCATTAATGGTAATGATGGAAATGACATCCTCAATGGCTCTGATGGCGCAGATGTAATTTCTGGCGACGCTGGAAATGATCGAGTTTTTGCGGGTACTGGGAATGACACGGTATTAGGTGGCGGGAGTTTTGACCAACTCAATGGTGATGCAGGCAATGATCTTGTTCAGGGTGAGGCTGGGAACGACACCGTATTTGGTGGGACTGGAGTTGGAAATGACACCCTTACTGGTGAAACTGGCACAGACTTATTGATTGGTGGAGCTGGAAACGACTCTTTATCGGGTGGTGATGGGAGCGATCGCCTGATCGGCGTTGAACCTTTTGCCCCAGGATTTGGATCGATTGTTAACGAAGTTGATACCTTAACTGGCGGGGCTAATGGCGATACCTTTGTTTTGGGAGCAGGTAATGAAATTTTCTATGATAATGGCAGCAATAGTGACTACGCCCTGATTACTGACTTCAATATCAGCCAGGACTCTATTGAACTACCTGAATCTACCTTTAGCTCCGGTATTATCTCTATTGTGGGGACAGGGATATTTTTTAACAACGACTTAATCGCGGTTGTTGAAGGAGTTTCAAGTTCAGATATTAGCAGTGGCTTTGATTTCGTCTAA